TGTGTACGGGAAGAGGATCACGTGTTCATGCTAACAAGCACTAGGGCAACTCTACCCTGCTCCGCCGCTCCTGTCAACAGCCCTGCCGAAGTCGGAATTGTCTGTCGTGTGTGCGATCACGCCTGCGCCCGCAGGCCCTTAGAGGAGGCACCCGACAGCAGGTGCGCCCACATTCCTGGTCTTCCTCTGGGGGCGTCCCGTCCGCCAACAGCCTCCGGCTCTGTCGCTACAGCTCCGTCCCTCTTCCGCGAAGCTCTTCGACAAGCCGCTCCAGCTGCCGCTCCACCTCCGGCAGATGGGCCCGGATCCGATCGATGTCACCGGACCGCCCGGCCTCCTCGGCAGCCAGGGCGGCCCGACGGAGTGCCTCGCCGCCGATGGTTGCGGCGATCCCCTTGAGGGAGTGGGCCTTCTTGCCGGCGGTCTGGCCATCGCCTTGCTCCAGGGCTTCCCGGAGCTCCCGGGCGCGGGCCGGAGCGTCTTCCAGAAAGACCGCGACGATCTGCCGGGCCGCATCGCGGTCCCCCTCCATATGGTGCAGGAAACCCGCGCTGTCCCAGACGAGCGGTTCCTCATTCCCGGCTTGCCCCTCCTCTGCGACGGTTCCAGCCGAAGACGGGAGCGGCTGCTCTCCCTGCACCTGCCTGTGTTCTCCCGATCCCGCAGCCGGCAGCCACTTCTCCAGCATGCGGGCAAGGTCCCGGGGGATGACGGGTTTGGCGATGTAGTCGTCCATTCCGGCGTCCAGACAGCGCCGGCGATCACCCTGCAGGGCGTAGGCGGTCATGGCGATGACGGGGATCCGGGCATCGCCGCGGCTCGCAGCGATCCCCCGTCTCCGGATCTCCCGGGCCGTCTCCAGGCCGTCCATGACGGGCATCTGCACATCCAGGATCACCAGATCATAGGGGGCGGCCTGCAGCGCCTTGAGGGCCTCGCCGCCGTCGGGCACGATATCGGCGCTCCGGCCCTGCCTGTCCAGCATGCTCGCCAGCACCTTCTGGTTGGTGCTGTTGTCCTCGGCCACCAGGATGCGCCCTGTCCGCTCCGGCGGGACGGGGGACACCCCGCCCTGGGCTGCCTCGGACCGCACCGGTTCACCCGGTCCGCCTCCCAGCGTCCTGGCCAGGGCCAGACGGAGTTCCCGGCGGCGCACGGGCTTGGAGAGACGGGCGTCGAAGAGCCCCCGCTGCTCCCGCAGGAGGAGGTGCTCGCTGCCCAGCGAAACGAGCAGGATCAGCTTCAGTCCCGCCAGCGGGGGCTCCGCCCGGATGGAACGGGCCAGCCGGCCGCCGTCCATACCGGGCATCCACAGGTCCAGAAGCACCGCCTTGAAGGGGTCGCCCTTCTCCCGTTCCCGCCGGAGGCTCCGCAGGGCCTCCTGTCCGTCAGCCAGTACGGTGGGCCTCATCCCCCAGCAGACGGTCTGCCTACTGAGGATCTCACGGTTGGCGGCGTTGTCGTCAACAACCAGGACCCGCAGGCCCGCGAGTTCGGCAGGGGCCTCTCTCTCCCCCTCGGGTTCCCGGGGCAGGCGCAGGGTGAACCAGAAGGTGGAGCCCTCGCCGGGGGTGCTCTCCAGGCCGATCTCGCCTCCCATCAGCGCCACCAGACGCCGGGAGATGGCCAGCCCCAGGCCGGTGCCTTCGCTCTTTCTGGTGGGAGAGCTGTCCCCCTGAGTGAAGGCGTCGAAGAGGCTTTCCTGCTTCTCCGGCGGGATGCCGATGCCGGTGTCGCGCACGGTGAACCGCAGCGACAGCGCACCTTCCTCTTCGGCCTCAACGGCGGCCCGGACCACCACCTCGCCCCGTTCGGTGAACTTGATGGCGTTGCCGGCCAGGTTGGTGAGGATCTGTCGCAGCCTCCCGGGGTCGCCCCGCACCACCATGGGGCGGCAGGGTTCGGCGGCGCAGAGGAACTCCAGTCCCTTGGCGTGGGCCTGGAGCGCCAGCGTGGCGCCCAGATCCTCCATGAGCTCCCGCAGATCGAAGCTTTCGCTCTCCAGGGTCAGCCTGTCGGCCTCGATCTTGGAGAAGTCGAGGATGTCGTTGATGATGTACAGCAGCGACTCGGCGCTGGCGCGCACGATCTCGGCGAAGCGCCGCTGTTCCTCATTCAGGCTGGAGTCCAGGAGCAGTTCGGTCATGCCGATCACGCCGTTGAGGGGGGTGCGGATCTCGTGGCTCATGGTGGCCAGGAAGACACTTTTGGCCCGGTTGGCGGCCCTGGCGGCCTCCTCGTCGGCCCTGAGCCGCTCCTCGGCCTTCTTGCGCTCGGTGATGTCCACGGCCAGGAGGGTGGCGCCGGTGACGCTGCCCCGGCTGTCGGTGATGGGATAGACCGTACGCTCTATGATGCGGCCGCTGGGATAGTGCGCCACGGCGCCAGCCCGCCCCCCCGTCTCCATGGCCTCCCTGGCCGGGCAGTCCGGACAGGGGGAGGCCCGGCCGTGGACGATTTCGTAGCACCGGCGACCCGGGAACCGCTCCTGGGGGATCCCCAGATTCCTGGAGACCGTCCTGTTGGCGAGCTGTATGGAGAAGTCGCTGTCGATCTGCAGGAGATTCTGGTTCAGGCTCTCCACGGTGTCGATCAGGAGTCTGCGGGAGTCGTGCAGCTTCCGTTCCGCCTCCCGCCGCGCGGTGATGTCCGCGGCCAGGATGGTGGCGCCGGTCACCCGGCCTTCCCCGTCGGCAATGGGATAGACCGTCCTGCTCAGGATGGTGCCGTCGGGGAGGGTCCGCGGGGCACTGGTCATCCGTCCTGTCTCCATGGCCCGTCTCGCCGGACAGTCCTCGAAGGGCTCCGTCCTGTCGTGGAAAAGGCGGTGGCATTTGCTGCCCGGGAAACGCTCCCCGGGAATCCCCAGTTTCTCCGACGCGGCCTCGTTGGCCAGCTGGATGGTGTGGTCGCTGTCGATCTGCACCACGATCTCCTCGATGCTCTCCACGGTCTCCATAAACTGTCTGCGGGTCTTGTGGA
This region of Synergistales bacterium genomic DNA includes:
- a CDS encoding response regulator, which produces MLGYTLEELPGGPLSSLNRLIHPDDLKEADALLARHLRGETERYEAEFRMRRKDGRWAWILDRGKVIDRTEEGEALRVFGTHMDITERKEAERELHKTRRQFMETVESIEEIVVQIDSDHTIQLANEAASEKLGIPGERFPGSKCHRLFHDRTEPFEDCPARRAMETGRMTSAPRTLPDGTILSRTVYPIADGEGRVTGATILAADITARREAERKLHDSRRLLIDTVESLNQNLLQIDSDFSIQLANRTVSRNLGIPQERFPGRRCYEIVHGRASPCPDCPAREAMETGGRAGAVAHYPSGRIIERTVYPITDSRGSVTGATLLAVDITERKKAEERLRADEEAARAANRAKSVFLATMSHEIRTPLNGVIGMTELLLDSSLNEEQRRFAEIVRASAESLLYIINDILDFSKIEADRLTLESESFDLRELMEDLGATLALQAHAKGLEFLCAAEPCRPMVVRGDPGRLRQILTNLAGNAIKFTERGEVVVRAAVEAEEEGALSLRFTVRDTGIGIPPEKQESLFDAFTQGDSSPTRKSEGTGLGLAISRRLVALMGGEIGLESTPGEGSTFWFTLRLPREPEGEREAPAELAGLRVLVVDDNAANREILSRQTVCWGMRPTVLADGQEALRSLRREREKGDPFKAVLLDLWMPGMDGGRLARSIRAEPPLAGLKLILLVSLGSEHLLLREQRGLFDARLSKPVRRRELRLALARTLGGGPGEPVRSEAAQGGVSPVPPERTGRILVAEDNSTNQKVLASMLDRQGRSADIVPDGGEALKALQAAPYDLVILDVQMPVMDGLETAREIRRRGIAASRGDARIPVIAMTAYALQGDRRRCLDAGMDDYIAKPVIPRDLARMLEKWLPAAGSGEHRQVQGEQPLPSSAGTVAEEGQAGNEEPLVWDSAGFLHHMEGDRDAARQIVAVFLEDAPARARELREALEQGDGQTAGKKAHSLKGIAATIGGEALRRAALAAEEAGRSGDIDRIRAHLPEVERQLERLVEELRGRGTEL